A genomic window from Candidatus Lokiarchaeota archaeon includes:
- a CDS encoding HD domain-containing protein has protein sequence MNNDKSLDRDAISAGDLLSSSTKAYEMYNYLKTSPKIQSYLRAANRMAVSRLGYTDHGPVHAEVATWNALRVFDILDDTFKPNIVAENLGDTDDARMIVLASAYLHDIGMVVHRQEHAISAMQLASPILGPKLDKMYEDPAKAADILSFILHGIYAHDDDTQCLTLEAGITKIGDGCDMTKGRTIVPFQKGKVDIHSVSALAIKDVILDHGENRPLLITVHMDNPAGVFQVQTILEKKLTTSGLQNQVSIDVVVNGDRLVLTEVKRLFKVQMKEPTDLSVHEKG, from the coding sequence ATGAACAATGATAAATCATTAGACCGTGACGCTATTTCGGCGGGTGACCTTCTTTCTTCAAGCACAAAGGCCTATGAAATGTACAATTATCTGAAAACATCACCTAAGATTCAATCGTATCTTCGTGCTGCCAATCGAATGGCAGTATCGCGTCTGGGATACACTGACCATGGTCCGGTACATGCAGAAGTAGCAACATGGAACGCCCTAAGAGTTTTTGATATTCTTGATGACACTTTCAAGCCAAACATCGTTGCTGAAAATCTGGGCGATACCGATGACGCACGCATGATTGTTCTTGCTTCTGCGTATTTGCATGACATTGGCATGGTTGTCCACCGGCAAGAACACGCAATTTCTGCCATGCAACTTGCGAGTCCTATTCTTGGGCCCAAACTTGACAAGATGTATGAAGATCCCGCCAAGGCTGCCGATATTCTAAGTTTCATTCTCCATGGGATTTACGCCCATGATGATGATACCCAGTGCCTGACACTAGAGGCCGGCATCACGAAAATTGGCGATGGGTGCGATATGACGAAAGGCCGTACCATAGTGCCATTCCAGAAAGGGAAAGTGGACATACACAGTGTCAGCGCGCTTGCCATCAAAGATGTTATTCTTGACCATGGTGAGAATCGGCCTTTACTCATCACTGTTCATATGGACAATCCTGCCGGGGTTTTTCAGGTCCAGACTATACTTGAGAAGAAACTAACCACATCGGGCTTACAGAATCAGGTTTCCATAGACGTGGTTGTTAATGGTGACCGATTGGTCCTTACAGAAGTGAAGCGATTGTTCAAGGTCCAGATGAAAGAACCCACAGACCTCAGCGTACATGAAAAAGGGTAA